The Methylomarinum vadi genome has a window encoding:
- the murG gene encoding undecaprenyldiphospho-muramoylpentapeptide beta-N-acetylglucosaminyltransferase, translated as MGKRIVIMAGGTGGHVFPALAVAQELRERGWRVSWLGTRRGIESRVVPENGIDIDWLSVEGIRGKGGFGKMTGVFKLFKACGEALLILRRRQPDVVLGMGGFVAGPGGLMSKVLGVPLLIHEQNRVPGTTNRLLVKRAKKVMEAFPGSFGQEAEAICTGNPLRKDFLALPEKEPWNSDSGRPLRILVVGGSQGAQVLNETVPAALAPLSNVEIRHQTGQPMCEQVKQHYRALHLRAMTVAFIDDMAAAYRWADLVICRAGAMTVSEVAAAGLPAILVPLPHAIDDHQSANARYLTDAGAGILLPQQDLNEKTLKQAVEKIMADQAEMSRMARKLARPDATKMVADFCEAAV; from the coding sequence ATGGGCAAGCGCATCGTGATCATGGCCGGCGGGACCGGCGGACATGTTTTTCCCGCACTGGCGGTCGCCCAGGAGTTACGGGAGCGAGGATGGCGGGTCAGTTGGCTCGGCACCCGTCGCGGTATCGAGAGCCGGGTTGTCCCTGAAAATGGGATCGACATCGATTGGTTGTCGGTCGAAGGCATTCGCGGTAAAGGAGGGTTCGGCAAAATGACGGGCGTGTTCAAACTGTTCAAGGCCTGTGGCGAAGCACTGCTTATTCTGCGCCGACGGCAACCCGATGTGGTGCTGGGCATGGGCGGATTTGTCGCCGGCCCTGGCGGATTGATGAGTAAAGTGCTGGGCGTGCCGTTGTTGATCCACGAGCAAAACCGGGTGCCGGGAACCACTAACCGTTTACTAGTAAAACGGGCGAAAAAGGTTATGGAGGCGTTTCCGGGAAGTTTCGGCCAGGAAGCCGAGGCGATTTGCACCGGCAATCCGTTACGGAAGGATTTTTTGGCATTGCCGGAGAAAGAGCCGTGGAACAGCGACAGCGGACGGCCCTTGAGGATCTTGGTGGTTGGCGGCAGTCAGGGGGCGCAAGTATTGAATGAAACGGTGCCGGCGGCATTGGCGCCGTTGAGCAATGTCGAGATCAGGCATCAAACCGGTCAGCCGATGTGTGAGCAGGTCAAGCAACATTATCGAGCGCTGCACTTACGGGCCATGACCGTGGCGTTTATCGACGACATGGCGGCTGCCTACCGCTGGGCCGATTTAGTGATTTGCCGAGCCGGGGCGATGACGGTCAGCGAGGTGGCCGCAGCCGGCTTGCCGGCGATCCTGGTGCCGTTGCCGCATGCGATCGATGACCACCAAAGTGCCAATGCCCGATATTTAACCGATGCCGGGGCCGGTATTTTATTGCCCCAGCAAGATTTGAACGAAAAAACATTGAAACAAGCAGTGGAAAAAATAATGGCCGACCAGGCCGAGATGAGCCGGATGGCCAGAAAGTTGGCGCGACCGGATGCTACCAAGATGGTGGCCGATTTCTGCGAGGCCGCTGTATGA
- the murC gene encoding UDP-N-acetylmuramate--L-alanine ligase, with amino-acid sequence MNRPDLHPAQLLSNIDRIHFVGIGGTGMCGIAEVLSNLGYRVSGSDVKESAVTRRLEQLGVSVYYGHDESHIDGVDVVVTSTAVNRENPEVKGAYERRIPIIPRAEMLAELMRFRFGIAVAGTHGKTTTTSLTASMLAEGGLDPTFVIGGRLNSAGANARLGLGQYLVAEADESDASFLYLQPMIAVVTNIDQDHMETYGGDYQRLQQTFLEFLHHLPFYGLAVLCMDDEGVREILPRVSKPVKTYGVHEEADVRAVDIVQDGMQTRFTVLRGEEHAPLKVTLNMPGWHNMLNSLAAIAIATSLEVDDRAIICSLGEFTGIGRRFQINGEIDYAGGKLTLVDDYGHHPKEVAATLEALRQAWPDRRSLVIFQPHRYTRTRDLFEEFVEVLSTVDVLLLLDIYPAGEEPINGADSKTLCRAIRVRGQVEPVFVLNRDELPRILAAMVQKDDVILTMGAGNVGQIAAELPQQLAEVLRS; translated from the coding sequence ATGAACAGACCGGACCTTCATCCAGCCCAGTTGTTGAGCAATATCGACCGGATCCATTTCGTCGGTATCGGCGGCACCGGCATGTGCGGAATTGCCGAGGTTTTGTCGAATCTCGGTTATCGCGTTTCCGGTTCCGATGTCAAGGAAAGTGCCGTCACCCGTCGCCTGGAACAATTAGGCGTGTCGGTGTACTACGGCCACGACGAAAGTCATATCGACGGCGTCGACGTGGTGGTGACTTCAACGGCGGTGAACCGCGAAAATCCCGAGGTCAAGGGCGCCTACGAACGGCGCATACCTATCATTCCGCGGGCGGAGATGCTGGCGGAGTTGATGCGTTTCCGCTTCGGTATCGCTGTCGCCGGTACCCACGGCAAGACCACCACGACCAGTTTGACGGCGAGCATGCTGGCCGAGGGCGGTCTCGATCCGACATTCGTTATCGGCGGCAGGCTCAACAGCGCCGGCGCGAATGCCAGGTTGGGCCTGGGCCAATACCTGGTGGCGGAAGCGGATGAAAGCGATGCGTCCTTTCTCTATTTGCAACCGATGATCGCGGTCGTCACCAATATCGACCAGGATCACATGGAAACCTACGGCGGCGATTATCAGCGCCTGCAACAGACCTTTCTCGAATTTTTACATCATTTGCCTTTTTACGGACTGGCGGTGTTGTGCATGGACGATGAGGGTGTCAGGGAGATCTTGCCGCGCGTCTCGAAACCGGTGAAGACCTATGGCGTGCATGAGGAGGCCGATGTGCGTGCCGTCGATATCGTGCAGGACGGCATGCAAACGCGTTTTACCGTCTTGCGCGGCGAGGAACATGCGCCGCTGAAGGTCACATTGAACATGCCGGGGTGGCACAATATGTTGAATTCATTGGCGGCGATCGCGATCGCGACCAGCCTGGAGGTGGATGACCGGGCGATCATTTGTAGCCTGGGAGAATTCACCGGCATAGGCCGGCGTTTTCAAATTAACGGCGAGATCGATTATGCCGGCGGCAAGCTGACTCTGGTCGACGATTACGGCCATCACCCAAAGGAGGTGGCGGCAACCTTGGAGGCATTGCGTCAGGCTTGGCCCGACAGACGGTCGTTGGTGATATTCCAACCGCACCGTTATACCCGGACCCGGGATTTGTTCGAGGAGTTCGTCGAAGTTCTGTCGACGGTGGATGTGTTGCTGTTGCTGGATATTTATCCCGCCGGCGAGGAACCGATTAACGGCGCCGACAGCAAAACCCTGTGCCGCGCCATTAGAGTGCGGGGCCAGGTAGAACCGGTATTCGTCCTGAACCGGGACGAATTGCCGCGGATATTGGCGGCCATGGTGCAAAAAGACGATGTGATTCTGACCATGGGGGCCGGTAATGTCGGACAGATTGCCGCGGAATTACCCCAACAATTGGCGGAGGTTCTGCGCTCATGA
- the murB gene encoding UDP-N-acetylmuramate dehydrogenase translates to MIAETSNKAKLLRNEPLAKYTSWRVGGPADQMYLPENKDDLIRFLAGLPAGQPIFWLGLGSNLLVRDGGIRGTVVNTRSRLKDMKLIDSARVYVEAGVPCAHVARFCGDLGLTGAEFLAGIPGTMGGALKMNAGAFGGETWNIVDKVEVVNRHGQVCNRNKQEFAVAYRSVQGPDQEWFLSAELVLEKGDAELSQQKIKALLEQRALTQPTNKPTCGSVFKNPPGDYAARLIEDCGLKGFCVGGACVSEKHANFIENKGDATAAEIEQLIARIQERVRGKHGIQLETEVCMVGDPL, encoded by the coding sequence ATGATTGCCGAAACGAGCAATAAAGCCAAATTATTGCGCAACGAGCCGTTGGCTAAGTACACCAGCTGGCGGGTCGGGGGGCCGGCGGATCAAATGTATTTGCCGGAGAACAAGGACGACTTGATTCGTTTTCTCGCCGGCCTGCCGGCAGGGCAGCCTATTTTCTGGCTGGGACTGGGCAGTAACTTGCTGGTGCGAGACGGCGGGATACGCGGCACGGTGGTCAACACCCGGAGCCGATTGAAGGACATGAAACTGATCGACTCCGCGCGGGTGTATGTCGAGGCCGGCGTGCCATGCGCACATGTCGCCAGGTTTTGTGGCGATCTGGGCCTGACCGGAGCCGAGTTCCTGGCCGGGATACCCGGAACGATGGGCGGTGCCTTGAAAATGAATGCCGGCGCGTTTGGCGGCGAAACCTGGAATATCGTCGATAAGGTTGAAGTCGTGAATCGGCATGGGCAGGTATGTAACAGGAATAAACAGGAATTTGCCGTGGCTTATCGCTCGGTGCAAGGGCCGGATCAGGAATGGTTTTTATCGGCGGAGTTGGTTCTGGAGAAGGGAGATGCGGAATTGAGTCAGCAGAAAATCAAGGCATTGCTGGAGCAGCGGGCGCTGACGCAACCGACCAATAAACCGACGTGCGGTTCCGTATTCAAGAACCCGCCAGGCGATTATGCGGCGCGCTTGATCGAGGATTGCGGGCTGAAAGGTTTTTGCGTCGGCGGCGCCTGCGTTTCCGAAAAGCATGCCAATTTTATCGAAAACAAGGGTGATGCCACGGCGGCGGAAATCGAGCAATTGATAGCTCGCATTCAGGAACGAGTACGGGGTAAGCACGGCATTCAGTTGGAAACCGAAGTTTGTATGGTGGGGGACCCGCTATGA
- the ftsW gene encoding putative lipid II flippase FtsW: protein MIKRALQAKRQIRFHVDQQLLMVCLGLLSIGYVMVASSSLHLGVKMADDFMHYPLHQLIHIVMGLMVAVVIAAVPLSVWEKSGAWLFIGGLVLLVVVLIPGIGIKVNGSMRWLSLAGLRIQVSEAVKFVSVIYMAGYVVRHREDVTQSAYGLLRPLLLFSIACGLLLKEPDFGSAVVILTIAMGIMYLGGARLQQFLILLALVALLAGLLVWISPYRLARVTAFINPWADARNTGFQLVQALISFGRGEVFGVGLGNGIQKLFYLPEAHTDFLFSVLGEELGLAGVLSVIALFTLLLRRAFLIAAKAERAGQPFAAFVAYGLGIWFGFQAFVNMGVNMGMLPTKGLTLPLMSYGGGSMIVMCAAMAVLFRVNSEVTERLKNAPKGKTEWASAS from the coding sequence ATGATCAAGCGAGCGTTGCAAGCGAAAAGACAGATCCGCTTTCATGTCGATCAGCAATTGCTGATGGTTTGTCTCGGGTTGTTATCGATCGGTTATGTCATGGTGGCGTCTTCGTCATTGCACTTGGGCGTTAAAATGGCCGATGACTTCATGCATTACCCGTTACACCAGTTGATCCACATTGTCATGGGATTGATGGTTGCGGTCGTGATCGCCGCAGTGCCGCTTTCGGTCTGGGAGAAATCCGGCGCGTGGCTGTTTATTGGGGGCTTAGTGCTATTGGTCGTCGTGTTGATCCCTGGGATTGGGATCAAGGTAAACGGTAGCATGCGCTGGTTGTCCCTGGCTGGGTTGAGAATTCAGGTTTCCGAAGCCGTAAAATTTGTTTCGGTTATTTACATGGCCGGCTATGTGGTTAGGCACCGGGAGGATGTCACGCAGTCCGCTTATGGGTTGTTGCGGCCGCTGTTGTTGTTTTCGATCGCCTGCGGGCTGTTGTTGAAGGAGCCCGACTTCGGCTCGGCGGTGGTTATCTTGACGATTGCGATGGGCATCATGTATCTGGGCGGCGCCCGGTTGCAACAGTTCCTAATTTTGCTGGCCCTAGTCGCCCTATTGGCCGGATTGCTGGTTTGGATTTCGCCTTATCGGCTGGCGCGGGTGACGGCCTTCATCAACCCCTGGGCGGATGCCAGAAATACGGGTTTCCAATTGGTCCAGGCATTGATCTCATTCGGCCGCGGCGAAGTGTTCGGCGTCGGTCTGGGTAACGGCATACAGAAATTGTTTTATTTGCCCGAGGCGCATACCGATTTTCTTTTTTCGGTATTGGGTGAGGAACTGGGGTTGGCCGGCGTGTTGTCGGTGATCGCCTTGTTTACATTGTTGTTGCGGCGGGCCTTCCTGATTGCCGCGAAAGCCGAGCGAGCGGGCCAGCCTTTCGCCGCGTTTGTCGCCTACGGCTTGGGAATCTGGTTCGGCTTTCAGGCCTTCGTCAACATGGGCGTCAATATGGGCATGCTGCCAACCAAGGGGCTGACATTGCCGTTGATGAGTTATGGCGGCGGCAGCATGATCGTCATGTGCGCGGCGATGGCGGTGTTATTTCGGGTCAACAGCGAGGTGACCGAACGGTTGAAAAACGCGCCAAAAGGTAAAACGGAATGGGCAAGCGCATCGTGA